The bacterium nucleotide sequence CGCTGGACCAGCTCCTGCACCGCCACGCCGTTAGGCTGCACCTGCCAGCCCACGTAATTCGTCCCGTCATAGGCGATCGTGAGTTTTATGGTTCGCATACTCATCAGAAATAACAAAGGAGGCCCACTGAGAAGACGGGGCCCGACAGATCGAGCTGTCCGGAACCGAAGCTGTTTATGTACTGGTACTGGGTCTCAAAGGTCATGAAGAGCTCGTTGACCCAGCTGTCCGAATCGCCCCAGCGCTTCGTCATCGCGCTGATATTCATCATGGCCCCGCCCGCGGCGTGCATGCCCCATTTCATGCCCTTCACCGAGTCCCCTGCGACCGTCTCGTAGTAGACCACTC carries:
- a CDS encoding tRNA pseudouridine(38-40) synthase TruA is translated as MRTIKLTIAYDGTNYVGWQVQPNGVAVQELVQR